The following proteins are co-located in the Calliphora vicina chromosome 2, idCalVici1.1, whole genome shotgun sequence genome:
- the LOC135950828 gene encoding uncharacterized protein LOC135950828 has protein sequence SSFSSSFSSSFSSSFSSSFSSSFSSSFSSSFSSSFSSSFSSSFSSSFSSSFSSSFSSSSSSFSSSFSSSFSSSFSSSFSSSFSSSFSSSFSSSFSSSFSSSFSSSFSSSFSSSFSSSFSSSFSSSFSSSFSSSFSSSFSSSFSSSFSSTFSSSFSSSFSSSFSSSFSSSFSSSFSSSFSSSFSSAFSSSFSSSFSSSFSSSFSSSFSSSFSSSFSSSFSSSFSSSFSSSFSSSFSSSFSSSFSSSFSSSFSSSFSSSFSSSFSSSFSSSFSGSFSSSFSSSFSSSFSSSFSSSFSSSFSSSFSSSFSSSFSSSFSSSFSSSFSSSFSSSFSSSFSSSFSSSFSSSFSSSFSSSFSSSFSSSFSSSFSSSFSSSFSSSFSSSFSSSFSSSFSSSFSSSFSSSFSSSFSSSFSSSFSSSF, from the exons agttcattttctagttcattttctagttcattttctagttcattttctagttcattttctagttcattttctagttcattttctagttcattttctagttcattttctagttcattttctagttcattttctagttcattttctagttcattttctagttcattttctagttc ttctagttcattttctagttcattttctagttcattttctagttcattttctagttcattttctagttcattttctagttcattttctagttcattttctagttcattttctagttcattttctagttcattttctagttcattttctagttcattttctagttcattttctagttcattttctagttcattttctagttcattttctagttcattttctagttcattttctagttcattttctagttcattttctagttcattttctagtacattttctagttcattttctagttcattttctagttcattttctagttcattttctagttcattttctagttcattttctagttcattttctagttcattttctagtGCATTTTCTAGTTCGttttctagttcattttctagttcattttctagttcattttctagttcattttctagttcattttctagttcattttctagttcattttctagttcattttctagttcattttctagttcattttctagttcattttctagttcattttctagttcattttctagttcattttctagttcattttctagttcattttctagttcattttctagttcattttctagttcattttctagttcattttctggttcattttctagttcattttctagttcattttctagttcattttctagttcattttctagttcattttctagttcattttctagttcattttctagttcattttctagttcattttctagttcattttctagttcattttctagttcattttctagttcattttctagttcattttctagttcattttctagttcattttctagttcattttctagttcattttctagttcattttctagttcattttctagttcattttctagttcattttctagttcattttctagttcattttctagttcattttctagttcattttctagttcattttctagttcattttctagttcattttctagttcattttctagttcattttctagttcattttctagttcattttctagttcattttctagttcattttctagttcattt